In Tachypleus tridentatus isolate NWPU-2018 chromosome 7, ASM421037v1, whole genome shotgun sequence, a genomic segment contains:
- the LOC143256511 gene encoding tumor protein p53-inducible protein 11-like isoform X1, giving the protein MLLNSRKHSSGDLLSRLKTRKLLGVGETDNGDVHRSKISQVLGYNEHLFVKFPKGYTVWYFSMAIFFTVSGVINYLPSSNFCQGSSKSTMDQDLTALSNRFYGASQLAFATIFWCFWNTTDKTVVRRLIAAVQLAHFLQLTAVILYSWNEEWKGGRRLGNLVVRLFAACLNGYFYRAVGSSNAGIRKSFSLRDLSDTQIKFQPFETGEEDGSFGDGGERPTNVEDTTDDLSPTEKKTK; this is encoded by the exons ATGCTTTTGAATTC AAGGAAACACAGCAGCGGTGATCTTCTAAGTCGACTGAAGACAAGAAAATTATTAGGAGTAGGAGAGACCGATAATGGAGATGTTCACAGATCCAAG ATCAGCCAGGTGTTGGGTTACAATGAGCACCTATTCGTCAAATTTCCCAAAGGATACACAGTCTGGTATTTCTCAATGGCAATATTTTTCACCGTGTCAGGAGTAAta AATTACCTACCGTCGAGTAACTTCTGTCAAGGGTCATCAAAGTCCACTATGGATCAAGATCTGACTGCTCTTTCCAACAGGTTTTATGGAGCATCACAATTAG CTTTTGCCACAATTTTCTGGTGTTTTTGGAATACTACGGACAAAACTGTCGTTCGACGTCTGATTGCAGCTGTCCAATTGGCTCACTTTTTGCAGCTCACAG CTGTCATTCTTTACTCCTGGAATGAAGAGTGGAAGGGAGGTCGTCGACTTGGAAATCTGGTGGTTCGACTTTTTGCCGCTTGTCTCAATGGTTACTTTTATAGAGCAGTAGGAAGTAGTAACGCAGGTATTCGCAAATCATTTTCTCTCAGAGATCTTAGTGACACTCAAATTAAGTTTCAGCCTTTTGAAACTGGAGAAGAAGATGGATCTTTTGGTGATGGTGGTGAGCGACCAACAAATGTGGAAGACACGACTGATGACCTGTCCCCTACTGAAAAGAAAACCAAGTAA
- the LOC143256511 gene encoding uncharacterized protein LOC143256511 isoform X4, translating to MLLNSKHSSGDLLSRLKTRKLLGVGETDNGDVHRSKNYLPSSNFCQGSSKSTMDQDLTALSNRFYGASQLAFATIFWCFWNTTDKTVVRRLIAAVQLAHFLQLTAVILYSWNEEWKGGRRLGNLVVRLFAACLNGYFYRAVGSSNAGIRKSFSLRDLSDTQIKFQPFETGEEDGSFGDGGERPTNVEDTTDDLSPTEKKTK from the exons ATGCTTTTGAATTC GAAACACAGCAGCGGTGATCTTCTAAGTCGACTGAAGACAAGAAAATTATTAGGAGTAGGAGAGACCGATAATGGAGATGTTCACAGATCCAAG AATTACCTACCGTCGAGTAACTTCTGTCAAGGGTCATCAAAGTCCACTATGGATCAAGATCTGACTGCTCTTTCCAACAGGTTTTATGGAGCATCACAATTAG CTTTTGCCACAATTTTCTGGTGTTTTTGGAATACTACGGACAAAACTGTCGTTCGACGTCTGATTGCAGCTGTCCAATTGGCTCACTTTTTGCAGCTCACAG CTGTCATTCTTTACTCCTGGAATGAAGAGTGGAAGGGAGGTCGTCGACTTGGAAATCTGGTGGTTCGACTTTTTGCCGCTTGTCTCAATGGTTACTTTTATAGAGCAGTAGGAAGTAGTAACGCAGGTATTCGCAAATCATTTTCTCTCAGAGATCTTAGTGACACTCAAATTAAGTTTCAGCCTTTTGAAACTGGAGAAGAAGATGGATCTTTTGGTGATGGTGGTGAGCGACCAACAAATGTGGAAGACACGACTGATGACCTGTCCCCTACTGAAAAGAAAACCAAGTAA
- the LOC143256511 gene encoding tumor protein p53-inducible protein 11-like isoform X2, which produces MLLNSKHSSGDLLSRLKTRKLLGVGETDNGDVHRSKISQVLGYNEHLFVKFPKGYTVWYFSMAIFFTVSGVINYLPSSNFCQGSSKSTMDQDLTALSNRFYGASQLAFATIFWCFWNTTDKTVVRRLIAAVQLAHFLQLTAVILYSWNEEWKGGRRLGNLVVRLFAACLNGYFYRAVGSSNAGIRKSFSLRDLSDTQIKFQPFETGEEDGSFGDGGERPTNVEDTTDDLSPTEKKTK; this is translated from the exons ATGCTTTTGAATTC GAAACACAGCAGCGGTGATCTTCTAAGTCGACTGAAGACAAGAAAATTATTAGGAGTAGGAGAGACCGATAATGGAGATGTTCACAGATCCAAG ATCAGCCAGGTGTTGGGTTACAATGAGCACCTATTCGTCAAATTTCCCAAAGGATACACAGTCTGGTATTTCTCAATGGCAATATTTTTCACCGTGTCAGGAGTAAta AATTACCTACCGTCGAGTAACTTCTGTCAAGGGTCATCAAAGTCCACTATGGATCAAGATCTGACTGCTCTTTCCAACAGGTTTTATGGAGCATCACAATTAG CTTTTGCCACAATTTTCTGGTGTTTTTGGAATACTACGGACAAAACTGTCGTTCGACGTCTGATTGCAGCTGTCCAATTGGCTCACTTTTTGCAGCTCACAG CTGTCATTCTTTACTCCTGGAATGAAGAGTGGAAGGGAGGTCGTCGACTTGGAAATCTGGTGGTTCGACTTTTTGCCGCTTGTCTCAATGGTTACTTTTATAGAGCAGTAGGAAGTAGTAACGCAGGTATTCGCAAATCATTTTCTCTCAGAGATCTTAGTGACACTCAAATTAAGTTTCAGCCTTTTGAAACTGGAGAAGAAGATGGATCTTTTGGTGATGGTGGTGAGCGACCAACAAATGTGGAAGACACGACTGATGACCTGTCCCCTACTGAAAAGAAAACCAAGTAA
- the LOC143256511 gene encoding uncharacterized protein LOC143256511 isoform X3, with protein sequence MLLNSRKHSSGDLLSRLKTRKLLGVGETDNGDVHRSKNYLPSSNFCQGSSKSTMDQDLTALSNRFYGASQLAFATIFWCFWNTTDKTVVRRLIAAVQLAHFLQLTAVILYSWNEEWKGGRRLGNLVVRLFAACLNGYFYRAVGSSNAGIRKSFSLRDLSDTQIKFQPFETGEEDGSFGDGGERPTNVEDTTDDLSPTEKKTK encoded by the exons ATGCTTTTGAATTC AAGGAAACACAGCAGCGGTGATCTTCTAAGTCGACTGAAGACAAGAAAATTATTAGGAGTAGGAGAGACCGATAATGGAGATGTTCACAGATCCAAG AATTACCTACCGTCGAGTAACTTCTGTCAAGGGTCATCAAAGTCCACTATGGATCAAGATCTGACTGCTCTTTCCAACAGGTTTTATGGAGCATCACAATTAG CTTTTGCCACAATTTTCTGGTGTTTTTGGAATACTACGGACAAAACTGTCGTTCGACGTCTGATTGCAGCTGTCCAATTGGCTCACTTTTTGCAGCTCACAG CTGTCATTCTTTACTCCTGGAATGAAGAGTGGAAGGGAGGTCGTCGACTTGGAAATCTGGTGGTTCGACTTTTTGCCGCTTGTCTCAATGGTTACTTTTATAGAGCAGTAGGAAGTAGTAACGCAGGTATTCGCAAATCATTTTCTCTCAGAGATCTTAGTGACACTCAAATTAAGTTTCAGCCTTTTGAAACTGGAGAAGAAGATGGATCTTTTGGTGATGGTGGTGAGCGACCAACAAATGTGGAAGACACGACTGATGACCTGTCCCCTACTGAAAAGAAAACCAAGTAA